ctcctaggtgtaggtgagtgtgtgaaagtgagtgtgcatggtgccatgtGTTGGACTACAGTCCCGTCTGGGGTGTATTCCAGCCTCACGCCCACTGTTCAGAGGATTGGCCCTGGATTCAcagcaaccctgatcaggataaagcggttactataaataaataaataaataaataaataaataaataaactttcatatagtttttttttattagtatgtTTTACATATATCATGCTACATGTATAGTTTCTCTATTTAAGAAAACTGTTGATCTTGTTTTCCACCAGCAGAACTGAGGTGGAACCTTGATAAAATGGTATGTGTGAGTCAGACTGGCACTGTGTGACACTGTGTTTATGTTCATGTAATATTGCAGCGCAGTTGCAACATATGAAACTAATAGATATTCAAAATACACTTTTGACCTCCTGTCCTTCTCGCCGTCCAATCACATGCGCCatctcatgaatattcattcgATGACGCAGCTGCTTCCGCAAACTTAGCCGAGTTGttttcgtttttgtttttttccccctcagctGGGGGATGTGCTCACTCGGCTGGTGCTCTTTATTATGTTTCTCTTCTTCCGTTCACTAATTTATTTCTCATGTAGGCAGATAAAGCCACAGGAATGTCGATGATTTCGTTAATCATCATTCATTTTTGTAAAGTTAGTCGTTAGTTACACTAGCATAGCTCAGTAATTAGCTTTTTTCAGGGTCCGGACAGAAATGGATACGCGGGTATCGGAGCTTTTCGGCACAGGTTCCGCTTTCAAACCCGGCGCTGCTCCAGGAACCGGCTTAGCTTCAAATAATGCTGCGGCAGTGGCTCCGAAAAAGGCGCCTtcaaaaaatagcaaaaaggCAAAGAGCCGCTCTGCCCGATATCCCAAAACGAGCAATAACCCACCCTATCTACCTCCAGAGGTGAGCCGAGCTTCCTCTCTtccttatattattattattacctgtGTTCAGCTAGTGTAATATAACGCATGACATAACGCTGTTTAAAGCCTGTTTATGCACTATTagcgctagctagctaactattcACCTCCATTGGCGCATAACATTAGCATTCTACTGTAAATTACTACATGTTGTTCATGCTTAACGCGAACTTGTGCAATTAAAATATTTGGCtcaaatatataattttgcaaGAGAAAAGCTGTCATTGCTCAGCTGCGAGCAATTCGCAGTCAGCTGCGgttagctgtgtgtttgtgtgtaactcCACTGGACACGTAGGCAGCGTTCACTTGCTCTTAGCTTTCAGTTTTCGAGAATGCAAAAGAGAAAGACGGTCAAACTACTAAACTTAATATTGTCAACAGCACGAGTAGTTTAGTGAGTTGTGTTTTAGTTCCATGAGTCTGAATTAGTTCAGCAAAGTTAGTGTACTTGTGTAGCTTCCACTACAGCTGTGTTTGTAAATATCCCGAGAAGGCAGGAGACCGATCACTGCCactgtgaggaggaggagaagaagaagaaaaagaagaagagaaaagcaACAGCAAAGTAAATGTTTATACGTGTAGACCATTCGTTTAAAATATTCAGGTTTGAAAGAAATTCTCTGCTGAttgctttaattattttcctttaatatataTGTCAATTGGGAATACACAGGTCAGCCCCAAGGTAAAACGATATGACTAACCCCAGCCTGAACTGTGCTATTTAAAAACACTGCTGtgaaactcattcattcatcttcagtaagcacttcatCCTGGGCAGGGTtgctgtggatccagagcctatcccaggcgCACTGGGCGTGAGACAggacaccatgtacacacacacactcacacattcacaccaaggggcaatttaAAGCAGCTAATCCATCTACTGGAATGTTTtgggacagtgggaggaaaccggagaacccggaggaaactcacacagacgtggggagaacacacacaggctcgagctcaggattgaaccgtgGTGCTGTGATGCACCAGCACTAACCACTGCTAgttggaacctttttttttctttttcttttttttagctgatTTAGAGTAAGATTACTTATTTCTGAGGTGTAATTATTCTATTAGTTTATTCCTTGATTTTGCTTTTTGAGATCAATATAAAAGGATTATTGGTTATACTAGTTAATGTACACATTTCTACTTTAAACACAATGTTTAACCCAGATTAAACACAGCTCATCGGCTCATACCATTCTGAACTGATTAGGTAATTATCAGACTTAATATCTTTTAGTTTAACCTAATTTCTGTTTCCCAGTGCACAGGGCAATGTGTTTCTCTTTGGATTTTAAATCCTTTGTGTCCTGGCTGATGGACTTTTCAGAGTGTTGGTCATATGCAGGTTCACTCTTTGTGACCTAGAAAACTGAACTGTGCTAGTTATTGTTTCAGTCCTATTCATTAAAGACTCTGgccttttcttttgtttcaggCTGAAGAGGGAAATATCGAGTACAAGGTAAGCTTCTGTGATAATTTACTTCTTGCTTTATAATTTCTCATTAGccatcttgcaaaaaaaaaaaaaaaacatttattagaaATTGAAAGAGACGTTACTTTGAATAGCTGAGACAGATTttggccatttttttcttttaacaaacaaatgtaTGTTGTTGGAAAAGCACTTTTGAGCTTTACTAGAACATAAAGTTTTATGACTAATTTTATATGGTCATAGATTAAACTGACTTGCTTCCTTAATCAGGCAGTACAGATGGTATAAAGCTgtcacaatattttattttataaaactgtgcatgatgtgtgatttttttttttttttttttttttttttttttttttttttttttttggaatactGGTTTTTCATGTGACAGTTTGTGTATTTAGTATTACAAGTTTCTGTCTGCCACTGATTTTTAATCctgatataattttataatataaagatAAAGGTCATCCTTTGTACCACATAGAATTATAGAAACTCTGGAATCTAAGCACTGGTATAAGGAAGGTATAACATAACAAGCGCTGGCATAAGGAAGGATGCATGTTTGAGATTGTCCTAATCTCCAGTTTTATGGCGTTATGGCTCTGTGGCTCAGCTGAAGCTGGTGAACCCCACGCAGTATCGATTCGAGCACCTGGCCACACAGATGAAATGGAGGCTGCAGGAAGGCAGGGGAGAGGCTGTGTATCAAATCGGTGTAGAAGACAATGGCTTGCTGGTTGGATTATCCGAGGCAGATATGAGAGCCTCGCTCCGGACCCTCCACATGATGGCTGAGAAGTATGATCTTATTTATATTCACTCATAAGTCCTGTGCATTCATATTTAAAACTGTTGCACAGTTGGAATAGGACACTACTGAAATGttatgtgtaaagtgtgtgggttttttttttttttttttttggaccccACATGGTACTGATAATGATAGATAATGAATGGGCAGCATAGAGTACTAGAAAGTACCAATAATAGGTTTGTGCCCGCACAGTGCTGCTAAACACTAACACTTATTGGACCACTAAGTTTACATGATTGTCCACATCTTTGTGGTGGTTTCTCAGGGTGGGTGCTGACATTACAGTTCTCAGAGAGAGGGAAGTGGATTATGACTCGGAGGAGCCCCGGAAAATCGCAGAAGTCCTCGTCAGGAAAGTGCCAGATGACCAGCAGGTCAGCATTCACTTTGTTTACAAGTTAAAGCACATCAGAGACCCGTATACATGTGGCTTGGTGTCTGTGATGCTGTAAAATATGTTTAGATGATGAAGAGCAGGGGGTGTAATGGTATgatttatataatacatttagaAAATCGTTTTCTTAAAAAGCCTATAGCTACTTGTATTTCTGCATTGTTATATATCACAACAGTTATAAGCAGATGCTATGTTGTAAACCACAATAATTTTTTTCGCATTAATACAGTGAACTTGTTCTCTGACACCTTAATGCGGTTGTGTTCATAGTTCCTGGACCTACGGGTAGCTGTGCTAGGTAACGTGGACTCGGGGAAGTCCACTCTCCTTGGTGTGCTCACTCAAGGGGAGCTAGACAATGGCAGGGGCAGAGCACGACTAAACCTCTTTAGGCATCTTCATGAGATTCAGACAGGAAGGACCTCCAGTATCAGCTTTGAGATCCTGGGCTTTAACAGCAAAGGAGAGGTGAGGGATCAGGGTTTATATGTCGTATGACCAGAGCACACGTTgatatctttgtttatgttaAAAACAATGTGCTTCCTCCTTTTGCCAAGCCATTTgctttgtatctgtatttttattttcatcagaccaggcatAGCTGAAGAGGgctattttgtttaaaatccaGGGATCTTCTGTTCTGGGTTCATTACTTGCCATTATCACACAAGAGGAAGTTGTTTAGATCATGTTGTTATGTTGTCCCTAATggttttaatgacatttaatgaATGTCCATTACACAGGTGGTGAATTACAGCGAGTCACGGACGGCGGAGGAAATTTGCGAGAGTGCCTCTAAAATGATAACTTTCATAGACTTGGCTGGTCATCATAAATATCTGAAGACTACCATCTTTGGCCTCACCAGCTATTGCCCTGACTTTGCCATGCTTGTGGTCAGTGCAAACACTGGCATTGGTAAGTCTATATCTTGATCCTTCTTTGTCTAGGCTGCAAGACCTTCGGCCTTCTACCGATAAACCTGGGTTAAGGTGACTCTCTTAGCAGACCACATACTGATAAATGTTAGATAAGAGGGCAAAGTAACACAAAGCAGACTTGCAATATTTACATGCACTGCAGCCTTAGCACGCTGAACCAGGCTTCATGCAGCTTCTCAAATAACCCACATAGCTTATGTAATTTTCTTATGTAATAAGGAATGTTCTCCCCCCTTCCCCTGGTACATTATGCGTGTCCCAATATATCCCAGGCTGCCCTGGTGAGTGTAAGAGGTGGGGTCTGGGAAGATGGAGCAGTCTGGAGTGGAGGAAAGGTTGGCGTGCAGTAATTCGAACCCTGCTAGTCTAGTGCTGACTCTTCACACCTAAGGATAAGACAAAATTAGGAATAATGAATGGAGGAGTTTTAAACTGGATTTCAGCACAAGCTTTCAACTTGGCACAAACAACATATCATTTCCAAAAATTCAGTCACAGAAGTTTACAATGTATTGTCAAAATTCTTATCCTGTAGTTTACAAGTATCAGTATAGCAACTTTAGGAAAGTGGGTCAGACATATCTCCATAACCAAGAATCTTACAAAGTACTCACAACCCTACACCGGAAGGTCACATTATACATAATGCAACAGAGAACTGAGCTTTGTGGTGTCTGAGACTCGGCCCTGTCTGCAGTAAGAAGAAGGATTTCCTGTCTCGCAAAGCCCTGGCAATCACTCATGCAGCCAGTTTCTCGTCAGTCATTAACTTTGACCCTCTGATTGGATGGATGCTagcatacatgcacacacctcTTTTGGCCTGACAGTTAGAGGTGAccagctgtgtttgttttcaagCTGTCAGTGCTGGAATCCAGTCAGTGCGGTGGGGTTGGTGGGTTAAACATAAACATAGTgttccaaatatctgtattcgGATTAATGCTGTGTTTGAATAACCTCAGAAATGGGAAGTCGGCACTCTGAGTTATACCAATTTTGATCTGTGTTGCTGaacggggttgaggagaccgtctCGGGTTCccaagtaggaattccgagttgaggcGTTTGCTGGTGAACCTGAAGTCCAGAAGGTGGAGTTGGACCTGATCCAGTTCCTCCTACCAGGGTTTGGAGATAACTCGGTGTGTTTCTGGCTGGATAAGTATGTTTTTAAGTGTGGTGTTCTTTGTTGTAGTGTGTCTTATGGGTTAGAGTTAGGGAcaggtccagctccaccccctgaaCCTGGACttttgctgtaaatgcatcTTGCAGTGGCAcacgttcatgttaatgaacatggcctttctttgtcctgcaatCTTGATACCTGACCACTCACTTTCGCTtgcataaaagaaaaaacctgatgcacacctctagtctttATCACATGTCTGGCAAGATTTCTAAAAAATTGTGttcatatttgtatctgtttagaacacatgtATCTGTTCAGTCATAGGTTACAATGCTATGAATTGCTGGAATGGATGAAATACCATACTGTAGTTCAGTGTATGAAAGGTATTGTTTGAACCTGATATAATTGCTTTTTAGATCACACAAACACCTTGATTAAAAACACCCACTGAGCACTCACTGCGAACATCTGAAAATGTTCAGCTTGATAAACATCATGTGTTGTGCAGCACCAGACGAGAGTaacagaatgatggaaagaaaCCTGGAGCACAAAACTCTAAACAATGGCTATGTGGGTGCTGTAGTTTCTAtctttgtatatgtgtgtatcatccctttaaataatgttgttctGTGTGCTAGCATATGATGCGTATGTCAACTgttaaatcaaattttattcTCCTGCAATCTGGCCTGAGATCCACCCCACAGCTGAATTCAGCAGGCAGAAATCATTTCTAATCGTAACAAAATTATTCATCTGGTCATTGTGTTCAGACAACAATATCTCTACAACCTTCATGGTGGATTCGGAGCTATATCAGAAGACCTAGAGGTGTACCCAGGAAAgacatggggggaaaaaaaaaaattcaaattgcGTTTTGGTTTTCTCAAGCATGTTTTGCTTAACAAAGTTGTGGCATGAGCTCAGGAAAACGAGAGTGGCAGAAGGACGACAACAGTATGAGTAGCAGTAGCTTCTTATAAGGCATTAAAGGAGGCGTCAGtttattttgttcctttttgCATGCTCATTTtaggtttagaaaaaaaaatatggctttAGTCATCTCTAGGTTGCAATATACCTTTTTTATATTGCTTTCTTTAGTTAGTTGACAGGTGTATTCTGTTCTGGTATAAGTGTAACTGTTAACCCCGACGTGACCTCTCTAGAGCCTCTCTGCTCTTAGAGCTGCTGTGCAAACACACGTCTATATGAATAGCTCACATATTACGTGAAAAGTACATATATAGACTACAATAGTTCCTGGGTCAGTGTCTTTGATCATTGTGATCTCCAGTGTTTATATAATTGTAAACTAAGACCTCATCTTTTGTTTGTGCCATGATTCTCCCTTACAGTGACTGCAGGAGGCACCTGAAATATCTGCTACTCTTGAAAGCATGTTTTAGATTTCTTTGTTTTCCCATGAGAAGTGCTAAAGTAAAAAGAATGTGTATAGATTTATAAGTGTCATGTCTACAAGTGATCACCTGCACAAATGTTATCTTCTGATTTTTAGTGGGCACCACACGGGAGCACCTTGGGCTGGCCATGGCTCTGAAGGTGCCAATCTTTATCGTGGTCAGTAAGGTGGACCTGTGCACAAAAGCCACGGTGGAGAGAACTGTACGGCAGCTGGAGCGCGTCCTCAAGCAGCCTGGCTGCAACAAAATTCCACTGGTGGTGAACAGTGAAGACGACGCAGTCACTGCAGCCCAGCAGTTTGCACAGTCCCCCAGGTACAGagagctttttaaaataaacccaCAGTAAGAAGCACTGGTAACAGGACAAACAGAGCATTTTCAGCTGCTTTAACCAGAACTGGTgtcagtgttgttgttgttttttttcccccttttgaTGCATTGTTAGAATAGTTTCAGTTTCATcgtaaaagaaaataaactgaattaaactTTGCAATGCTGTAGAGCTTTATTGCTTTGCATTGTCAGACATGACTGACTTACTGTTCTTTAGCCTGAGACTCATTAATTTTGACTTTACAATGTTGATCTATTTAGCATCACGCCAATCTTCACATTGTCCAGCGTATCGGGGGAGAACCTAGAGCTGCTCAAAGTGTTCTTGAACATCCTGCCTCCCCTCAGCAACAGCAAAGAGCAGGAGGAGCTCATGCAGCAACTCACCGAGTTCCAGGTTCATATGATGAACAATATATTGCAGCCTAGATTTTACAAAGCAAATACAGCACATGCCTTAatctttcttttaaatgaatacTTTACTCAAGAACTCAAGATTTAGACCCTGTATTTATTTGTCCTACAGGTTGATGAGATTTATACAGTGCCTGATGTCGGGACTGTAGTAGGTGGAACGCTTTACAGGTAATAACATACACTACATTTTGAGTCATTGTGCTTGAAGTGGTTTTATTAATCACATCCTAATCTACCTTGCTTCGGTACAGTGGTATCTGCCGAGAGGGGGAGCAGTTAGCGGTAGGGCCAATGGATGACGGCCAGTTCTGCGATCTCACCGTGTGCAGCATCCAGAGAAACCGATC
This sequence is a window from Pangasianodon hypophthalmus isolate fPanHyp1 chromosome 3, fPanHyp1.pri, whole genome shotgun sequence. Protein-coding genes within it:
- the gtpbp2a gene encoding GTP-binding protein 2 isoform X1 — encoded protein: MDTRVSELFGTGSAFKPGAAPGTGLASNNAAAVAPKKAPSKNSKKAKSRSARYPKTSNNPPYLPPEAEEGNIEYKLKLVNPTQYRFEHLATQMKWRLQEGRGEAVYQIGVEDNGLLVGLSEADMRASLRTLHMMAEKVGADITVLREREVDYDSEEPRKIAEVLVRKVPDDQQFLDLRVAVLGNVDSGKSTLLGVLTQGELDNGRGRARLNLFRHLHEIQTGRTSSISFEILGFNSKGEVVNYSESRTAEEICESASKMITFIDLAGHHKYLKTTIFGLTSYCPDFAMLVVSANTGIVGTTREHLGLAMALKVPIFIVVSKVDLCTKATVERTVRQLERVLKQPGCNKIPLVVNSEDDAVTAAQQFAQSPSITPIFTLSSVSGENLELLKVFLNILPPLSNSKEQEELMQQLTEFQVDEIYTVPDVGTVVGGTLYSGICREGEQLAVGPMDDGQFCDLTVCSIQRNRSACRVLRAGQAATLALGEFDRSLLRKGMVMVSPEMNPTICWMFEAEIVLLFHAKTFHKGFQVTVHVGNVRQTATVEALQGKEELRTGEKAVARFKFIKHPEYLKVGAKLLFRHGVTKGIGQVTKLQPLSQYHHQA
- the gtpbp2a gene encoding GTP-binding protein 2 isoform X2 — encoded protein: MKWRLQEGRGEAVYQIGVEDNGLLVGLSEADMRASLRTLHMMAEKVGADITVLREREVDYDSEEPRKIAEVLVRKVPDDQQFLDLRVAVLGNVDSGKSTLLGVLTQGELDNGRGRARLNLFRHLHEIQTGRTSSISFEILGFNSKGEVVNYSESRTAEEICESASKMITFIDLAGHHKYLKTTIFGLTSYCPDFAMLVVSANTGIVGTTREHLGLAMALKVPIFIVVSKVDLCTKATVERTVRQLERVLKQPGCNKIPLVVNSEDDAVTAAQQFAQSPSITPIFTLSSVSGENLELLKVFLNILPPLSNSKEQEELMQQLTEFQVDEIYTVPDVGTVVGGTLYSGICREGEQLAVGPMDDGQFCDLTVCSIQRNRSACRVLRAGQAATLALGEFDRSLLRKGMVMVSPEMNPTICWMFEAEIVLLFHAKTFHKGFQVTVHVGNVRQTATVEALQGKEELRTGEKAVARFKFIKHPEYLKVGAKLLFRHGVTKGIGQVTKLQPLSQYHHQA